The genomic stretch gatttggcattggttactagttggacCCCACCCAGGGgataattattattatcattatcatcatcatcattattattatacaattgtatcacagcggccagttgtttcgccggatttggcattggttactagtcgggccccacccaggggcctaggacgttgtaacgtattttcgtaatatgcgtgcagatccaagcagtgcggctttttgcatttgactgatggtgattttgtcaatttttaactgttttaaatgtaattccagtgcttttggaatagcacccagtgtgccaattaccactggagttaccactgctggtttgtgccatagtcgttgaatttcgatttttaagtcctggtattttgcgattttttcatgttccttctcggcgaccctgctatcacctggtattgggatgtctatgattgtgaccttatttttctcaaccagtgtgatgtcgttttgttggctggtccacttgtagcccacttgtcgacggatgtccagggaccccaacatccgccgcgacCCTTGTTAATCTGCGCGACGACCGATgagatatataatttttattcgtttctttcaccatattgtatgggttggcgggtttttttttatggggccagttgccaacctgaccccaaccctcctcctttctcatccgggcttgggaccggcaacggcggagttgttgttgttgttgttattatttctccttcttcctGGCTGCACTGGCACAAATAATTCAGATCGGATTCCGTGGCTGCACTTGCCCAATATCCCACTTAGCATCTTCCTGGATTGATCTTCTGGGGGCTCTTATCAAACAGGGTGAATGTGGGGGCGCTGAGGGTTGAGTGCCCTGGGGAAGGACTCTGCAGCTCAGCTGTGCACCTGGTGTGAAGGTGGGAGCTCTGGGTGGGGAAAGGTGCTGTTGCTTTGGGGGTCGCCTCATTTCTGGTGAGCCGCTTCCCCTTCGGCTGACTCTGGGCTGCGGCCCATCAGCAGATCCCGCTGACGCTCGGCCAGTCCGGCTGGCTGCTCCGGTCCTGCAAGAGGGCTGCTCCTGCTCAGCTGGCACGGAGGCTCTCCTGAAATTCGCCCAGAGTCTGCCCCAAGAAGGTGACTGTAGCGCGGCACGCACCGGCTGAAGGAGGCCGGGCAATGCAGGCCAGTTGCTCTAGTGGCCCAAGCAACAGGGCTGAAGGACCCCTGTCCTCCTGTCCAGCCCCCTCCGCACCTCACAAAGCGGGAGTCCACCCACAGGGGGCATCCCGAGTGCCACACTTGGGGCCATCTGGTCCGGGAGACCCGGTGGCTCTTTATGGCCCTGTGCTGGGCAGATCACCCTTTCTCCGGCTTTTGCTCTCTCTTATTTTTCTGCTTTGCTCTCTTGAAGCAACACCACACAGTGATTAtgcaggaaacacacacacacacacacacagggcttAGAAGAAACCAAGGCTGCACCAGTTCCAGCCACCTGCATCCCCGCAAAGCTTTATATTTTCAAGGCAAACACCTGGAAGAGGCATCTTGTCCCAGCCCCTCAGGAATCCtggcccccgggggggggggtgtcgcagAGAAGGGGACCATGCAGCCCCCCCCCACAAGTCCAGCTGGTGCAAAAGCACAGGAGCGCAGAGGCAGGGTGCGCTGGGACGCCCACTCGGCTCCTTCCTCTCAGCGGGGGACGACCGAGAGCTCGTAGAGGGGCGGGATGGTGGCAAAGCCGAACTCCTGGGGGGTCAGGTCGATGTCCTTGGGGTCCACCAGGGGCTTCAGCCGGAACCGTTGCAGGATGGcggtgaagaagaggaagagctcCATCCGGGCCAGAGCTTCCCCCAGGCAGACGCGTTTCCCTGCgaggagagggtgggaggggcagCCTTACCCTCTGGGCAGCTCCAGGCCGTGTCCTGGCCGGAAGCTGGATGGGCAGGAGCCGCTTACCCCTCCCTGGGAAGGCCGCTGCCTAGAGGGCAACCTTCCCCCTGCCTGCTGGGCTCCTGAGTTGCCAGGGGGGGCAAAGGGGGGTCCAGCGTGCGCAGGAAATGCTGAGGCAGCCCCCAGTGCCAACTTGGCATGGACACCGGAAAAGCCGTCCGTAAGAGGAAACACCCCAAGGGCAGCCGAGGAGCCTGGcccgggagggtggggggaggaaggggggctcTACCTGCAGAGAAGGGGACGAAGGCCTCGTTTTTCTTCAGCTGCCCGTTCTCATCCAGGAAGTTCTCCGGGTGGAACCCTTGGGGGCTTTTGAACTTGGTGCCATCATGCAGAACGGTGCTGAGCATGGGAAGGACCTCTGTGCCCTGAGGAGGAGAAGGCCCAGCTCAGAGGTTCTTTCGCCCAGCTGGCACAAGATGCCCGAGCGATCTGGGCAAGGAGGCCAAGAGGCGCTCTCCTTTTTGCactgagagagtggggggaggggggttggatggGTGCCTGggcttcccttctctcctcccatcCTTTGGGACCCCCATCAACCCCTCCCCCCATCGCACCTGGCCGGCTGGGTGGGCAGAGGGGAGGCACTGCCTTTGGGCCATTCGCAATCTGCCCCCTCGGGGTGGGCACTCTCCGCCTGGGGCTCCTGCATGCTGGCCAGCCCTTCTCGGCCCCCTGATCCCTCCGCCCGATCCTGCCGGGCAGCCCGGCCAGAAGCCGGAGTGGCAACATGCCAGCCCCATGCCCCTTGgcccccctccccaaggctctGACCTTCGGGATGAGGTAGCCTCTGAATTCCGTGTCGCGGGTGACCGCGTGGGCCACGTTCATGGGGATGAGGTCGCTGAACCGCTGCACTTCGTGGATGACCGCGTCCACGTAGGGCATCTGGCTCCGGTCTTCAATGTTGGGGATCCGGTTCTGGCCAATCACACGGTCGATTTCTTCCTGCATCTTTGCTGGCAAAAGGTGGCCTTGAACTTAGCGGCTTCGACTGCACTCTCTCTGACGCGCCCAGATCAGCGGCTGGGGGGCCAAGGATCCGGGCAGGAGGGCTCAAGGGCTGTGGGGCTGGCTTCCGCCCCACGGCAGGGGAAGCTCCTGGCCTGACCTCCCACGTGGGTGGCTCACAGGCTGGGTTCAGGCCTTTGTGCAGCTCACAGCAACTTCTCTCTGGCCCAGCAACCCCGGtggcacttggggggggggggctgcttccTGGCCTAGAGACACAGTGGGATTGaatcacccccctccccaaaataccTTGCACTTCGGGGTACTTCATCAGCAACAGAAACCCATATTGCAGGGTGGAGCTGACCGTCACCGTCCCAGCAAAAAACAGGTTCAGGGTGGTCAACTCCAGGTTCTTCTGGTTGAATTCGCTCTCCGGATTGTCCTTCTCCTGAAGGCCAAGTGGACACCAAGGGCATGagaagcttgggggggggggctggaagaAGGCTTTCCAGCCGGATTGGGGGGTGCACACCAGGCGGGACAAGCCCTGCTTGCGGGCTGACCAAGCGCCGGTCCCCCCCAAAACAGAACTGGCCCCTTTGGTCCTAGCCAGTGGCCGGACTGGCCAAGAGATTCCCAGGGGACAGGCTGCCTCCTCTGCCAGCCCCTTTCCGGCTTCACCTGCCTCCGTCCCCGTCTCTGCCAGTGCCccagtgccctctgcaggagagGAGCTGCCAATGCTGGGCGTCCCGTGGTTGCCCTTGGAGTGAGGGAGGGACGGCGGCTTGGAGCCTGGTGCAACTGCAGAGACTGTGGCCTGGTGAATTACTGGACGCCCAACGTGCCCCTCGCTTTCCCCTTGGCTGGATTGGAAGNNNNNNNNNNNNNNNNNNNNNNNNNNNNNNNNNNNNNNNNNNNNNNNNNNNNNNNNNNNNNNNNNNNNNNNNNNNNNNNNNNNNNNNNNNNNNNNNNNNNNNNNNNNNNNNNNNNNNNNNNNNNNNNNNNNNNNNNNNNNNNNNNNNNNNNNNNNNNNNNNNNNNNNNNNNNNNNNNNNNNNNNNNNNNNNNNNNNNNNNNNNNNNNNNNNNNNNNNNNNNNNNNNNNNNNNNNNNNNNNNNNNNNNNNNNNNNNNNNNNNNNNNNNNNNNNNNNNNNNNNNNNNNNNNNNNNNNNNNNNNNNNNNNNNNNNNNNNNNNNNNNNNNNNNNNNNNNNNNNNNNNNNNNNNNNNNNNNNNNNNNNNNNNNNNNNNNNNNNNNNNNNNNNNNNNNNNNNNNNNNNNNNNNNNNNNNNNNNNNNNNNNNNNNNNNNNNNNNNNNNNNNNNNNNNNNNNNNNNNNNNNNNNNNNNNNNNNNNNNNNNNNNNNNNNNNNNNNNNNNNNNNNNNNNNNNNNNNNNNNNNNNNNNNNNNNNNNNNNNNNNNNNNNNNNNNNNNNNNNNNNNNNNNNNNNNNNNNNNNNNNNNNNNNNNNNNNNNNNNNNNNNNNNNNNNNNNNNNNNNNNNNNNNNNNNNNNNNNNNNNNNNNNNNNNNNNNNNNNNNNNNNNNNNNNNNNNNNNNNNNNNNNNNNNNNNNNNNNNNNNNNNNNNNNNNNNNNNNNNNNNNNNNNNNNNNNNNNNNNNNNNNNNNNNNNNNNNNNNNNNNNNNNNNNNNNNNNNNNNNNNNNNNNNNNNNNNNNNNNNNNNNNNNNNNNNNNNNNNNNNNNNNNNNNNNNNNNNNNNNNNNNNNNNNNNNNNNNNNNNNNNNNNNNNNNNNNNNNNNNNNNNNNNNNNNNNNNNNNNNNNNNNNNNNNNNNNNNNNNNNNNNNNNNNNNNNNNNNNNNNNNNNNNNNNNNNNNNNNNNNNNNNNNNNNNNNNNNNNNNNNNNNNNNNNNNNNNNNNNNNNNNNNNNNNNNNNNNNNNNNNNNNNNNNNNNNNNNNNNNNNNNNNNNNNNNNNNNNNNNNNNNNNNNNNNNNNNNNNNNNNNNNNNNNNNNNNNNNNNNNNNNNNNNNNNNNNNNNNNNNNNNNNNNNNNNNNNNNNNNNNNNNNNNNNNNNNNNNNNNNNNNNNNNNNNNNNNNNNNNNNNNNNNNNNNNNNNNNNNNNNNNNNNNNNNNNNNNNNNNNNNNNNNNNNNNNNNNNNNNNNNNNNNNNNNNNNNNNNNNNNNNNNNNNNNNNNNNNNNNNNNNNNNNNNNNNNNNNNNNNNNNNNNNNNNNNNNNNNNNNNNNNNNNNNNNNNNNNNNNNNNNNNNNNNNNNNNNNNNNNNNNNNNNNNNNNNNNNNNNNNNNNNNNNNNNNNNNNNNNNNNNNNNNNNNNNNNNNNNNNNNNNNNNNNNNNNNNNNNNNNNNNNNNNNNNNNNNNNNNNNNNNNNNNNNNNNNNNNNNNNNNNNNNNNNNNNNNNNNNNNNNNNNNNNNNNNNNNNNNNNNNNNNNNNNNNNNNNNNNNNNNNNNNNNNNNNNNNNNNNNNNNNNNNNNNNNNNNNNNNNNNNNNNNNNNNNNNNNNNNNNNNNNNNNNNNNNNNNNNNNNNNNNNNNNNNNNNNNNNNNNNNNNNNNNNNNNNNNNNNNNNNNNNNNNNNNNNNNNNNNNNNNNNNNNNNNNNNNNNNNNNNNNNNNNNNNNNNNNNNNNNNNNNNNNNNNNNNNNNNNNNNNNNNNNNNNNNNNNNNNNNNNNNNNNNNNNNNNNNNNNNNNNNNNNNNNNNNNNNNNNNNNNNNNNNNNNNNNNNNNNNNNNNNNNNNNNNNNNNNNNNNNNNNNNNNNNNNNNNNNNNNNNNNNNNNNNNNNNNNNNNNNNNNNNNNNNNNNNNNNNNNNNNNNNNNNNNNNNNNNNNNNNNNNNNNNNNNNNNNNNNNNNNNNNNNNNNNNNNNNNNNNNNNNNNNNNNNNNNNNNNNNNNNNNNNNNNNNNNNNNNNNNNNNNNNNNNNNNNNNNNNNNNNNNNNNNNNNNNNNNNNNNNNNNNNNNNNNNNNNNNNNNNNNNNNNNNNNNNNNNNNNNNNNNNNNNNNNNNNNNNNNNNNNNNNNNNNNNNNNNNNNNNNNNNNNNNNNNNNNNNNNNNNNNNNNNNNNNNNNNNNNNNNNNNNNNNNNNNNNNNNNNNNNNNNNNNNNNNNNNNNNNNNNNNNNNNNNNNNNNNNNNNNNNNNNNNNNNNNNNNNNNNNNNNNNNNNNNNNNNNNNNNNNNNNNNNNNNNNNNNNNNNNNNNNNNNNNNNNNNNNNNNNNNNNNNNNNNNNNNNNNNNNNNNNNNNNNNNNNNNNNNNNNNNNNNNNNNNNNNNNNNNNNNNNNNNNNNNNNNNNNNNNNNNNNNNNNNNNNNNNNNNNNNNNNNNNNNNNNNNNNNNNNNNNNNNNNNNNNNNNNNNNNNNNNNNNNNNNNNNNNNNNNNNNNNNNNNNNNNNNNNNNNNNNNNNNNNNNNNNNNNNNNNNNNNNNNNNNNNNNNNNNNNNNNNNNNNNNNNNNNNNNNNNNNNNNNNNNNNNNNNNNNNNNNNNNNNNNNNNNNNNNNNNNNNNNNNNNNNNNNNNNNNNNNNNNNNNNNNNNNNNNNNNNNNNNNNNNNNNNNNNNNNNNNNNNNNNNNNNNNNNNNNNNNNNNNNNNNNNNNNNNNNNNNNNNNNNNNNNNNNNNNNNNNNNNNNNNNNNNNNNNNNNNNN from Thamnophis elegans isolate rThaEle1 chromosome 12, rThaEle1.pri, whole genome shotgun sequence encodes the following:
- the LOC116515755 gene encoding cytochrome P450 2F2-like, yielding MKYPEVQAKMQEEIDRVIGQNRIPNIEDRSQMPYVDAVIHEVQRFSDLIPMNVAHAVTRDTEFRGYLIPKGTEVLPMLSTVLHDGTKFKSPQGFHPENFLDENGQLKKNEAFVPFSAGKRVCLGEALARMELFLFFTAILQRFRLKPLVDPKDIDLTPQEFGFATIPPLYELSVVPR